Proteins encoded together in one Drosophila albomicans strain 15112-1751.03 chromosome 2R, ASM965048v2, whole genome shotgun sequence window:
- the LOC127565889 gene encoding protein spaetzle isoform X5 produces MPPFWWKLLKIMLLLFALFTTFVSIAKCQSDARREAEAEANSVATRSATAATNNSSDLTPFLSDNLLNIMRNRSQQQQPQPRDESRSHAEEEEQQQTGEVELPAEDIEQRVRSIFKVHDGDGVMIFNTTTQQQHHQQPSTTHHQQQQPFNPQLQRPTPRRPISDIIVFPDSIDKYRTTTPPPPPSIDTGDHQCVDGFNQSRSFCTKVHNYPDLSGLKVVLANRFANFFSDEPQPTDVGLRINDDEQYLCNSHVRYLYPKLGQRLDLSWQIIVNTDDFKQGILIEECDHEGESCQFLDSFPNNYVPVCKQHYVIRHLATVNNASNGQPEVANEPFKIPSCCKCVIKSKFSGDSSP; encoded by the exons ATGCCTCCCTTTTGGTGGAAACTACTCAAAATAATGTTGCTGCTCTTCGCACTCTTCACAACG TTTGTATCAATAGCGAAATGTCAAAGCGACGCGAGGCgcgaggcagaggcagaggctaATTCAGTGGCAACGAGGTCAGCAACTGCGGCAACAAACAACTCCAGTGATCTGACGCCCTTTCTGTCCGACAACCTGTTGAATATAATGCGTAACAgatcacagcagcagcaaccgcagccGCGGGATGAGTCACGATCACATGCGGAagaggaggagcagcagcagacaggCGAGGTCGAG TTGCCTGCCGAGGATATCGAGCAGCGTGTTCGTTCCATATTCAAGGTGCACGATGGCGATGGTGTAATGATTTTCAAT ACCACAacccaacaacagcaccatcaACAGCCCTCAACTacgcatcatcagcagcagcagccgttcAATCCCCAATTGCAGCGACCAACACCACGTCGTCCCATTTCGGACA TTATCGTGTTTCCCGACTCTATAGATAAGTATCGGACAACtacgccaccgccaccgccatcgATCGATACGGGCGATCATCAGTGCGTCGATGGCTTCAATCAGAGCCGTTCCTTCTGCACCAAGGTCCACAACTATCCCGACTTGTCTGGACTGAAAGTTGTTTTGGCAAATCGATTTGCCAACTTCTTCAGCGATGAGCCGCAGCCCACGGATGTGGGACTCCGCATCAACGATGACGAGCAGTATCTGTGCAACAGTCATGTGAGATACTTGTATCCCAAACTGGGTCAGCGCTTGGATCTCTCCTGGCAGATAATCGTGAATACAGATGACTTCAAGCAAGGCATACTCATTGAAGAGTGCGA TCACGAGGGCGAGAGCTGTCAATTCCTGGACAGCTTTCCAAACAACTATGTGCCAGTCTGTAAACAACATTACGTGATACGCCATTTGGCCACGGTCAACAATGCCAGCAACGGGCAACCCGAGGTGGCCAACGAACCCTTCAAGATTCCTTCGTGCTGTAAGTGCGTGATAAAGAGCAAATTCTCGGGGGACAGCAGCCCTTGA
- the LOC127565889 gene encoding protein spaetzle isoform X7, producing MPPFWWKLLKIMLLLFALFTTTTTTDDAPFMPSISTTMLGDQPASSDTWPYSQSESESETESQAETNAKPKHYHQYQSLNHQQQSFKVQRSPDGKLNLVFNDPLVSLQTTTQQQHHQQPSTTHHQQQQPFNPQLQRPTPRRPISDIIVFPDSIDKYRTTTPPPPPSIDTGDHQCVDGFNQSRSFCTKVHNYPDLSGLKVVLANRFANFFSDEPQPTDVGLRINDDEQYLCNSHVRYLYPKLGQRLDLSWQIIVNTDDFKQGILIEECDHEGESCQFLDSFPNNYVPVCKQHYVIRHLATVNNASNGQPEVANEPFKIPSCCKCVIKSKFSGDSSP from the exons ATGCCTCCCTTTTGGTGGAAACTACTCAAAATAATGTTGCTGCTCTTCGCACTCTTCACAACG acgacAACCACGGACGATGCACCTTTCATGCCATCCATATCCACCACCATGCTTGGTGATCAGCCAGCATCATCCGATACTTGGCCATACTCgcaatcagaatcagaatcagaaacTGAGTCTCAGGCAGAGACAAATGCCAAGCCCAAGCACTATCATCAATATCAAAGCTTGAACCATCAGCAGCAATCGTTCAAAGTGCAGAGATCACCGGATGGCAAGCTGAATCTTGTCTTTAACGATCCACTCGTGTCTTTGCAGACCACAacccaacaacagcaccatcaACAGCCCTCAACTacgcatcatcagcagcagcagccgttcAATCCCCAATTGCAGCGACCAACACCACGTCGTCCCATTTCGGACA TTATCGTGTTTCCCGACTCTATAGATAAGTATCGGACAACtacgccaccgccaccgccatcgATCGATACGGGCGATCATCAGTGCGTCGATGGCTTCAATCAGAGCCGTTCCTTCTGCACCAAGGTCCACAACTATCCCGACTTGTCTGGACTGAAAGTTGTTTTGGCAAATCGATTTGCCAACTTCTTCAGCGATGAGCCGCAGCCCACGGATGTGGGACTCCGCATCAACGATGACGAGCAGTATCTGTGCAACAGTCATGTGAGATACTTGTATCCCAAACTGGGTCAGCGCTTGGATCTCTCCTGGCAGATAATCGTGAATACAGATGACTTCAAGCAAGGCATACTCATTGAAGAGTGCGA TCACGAGGGCGAGAGCTGTCAATTCCTGGACAGCTTTCCAAACAACTATGTGCCAGTCTGTAAACAACATTACGTGATACGCCATTTGGCCACGGTCAACAATGCCAGCAACGGGCAACCCGAGGTGGCCAACGAACCCTTCAAGATTCCTTCGTGCTGTAAGTGCGTGATAAAGAGCAAATTCTCGGGGGACAGCAGCCCTTGA
- the LOC127565889 gene encoding protein spaetzle isoform X2, whose product MPPFWWKLLKIMLLLFALFTTFVSIAKCQSDARREAEAEANSVATRSATAATNNSSDLTPFLSDNLLNIMRNRSQQQQPQPRDESRSHAEEEEQQQTGEVELPAEDIEQRVRSIFKVHDGDGVMIFNTTTTDDAPFMPSISTTMLGDQPASSDTWPYSQSESESETESQAETNAKPKHYHQYQSLNHQQQSFKVQRSPDGKLNLVFNDPLVSLQTTTQQQHHQQPSTTHHQQQQPFNPQLQRPTPRRPISDNKYRTTTPPPPPSIDTGDHQCVDGFNQSRSFCTKVHNYPDLSGLKVVLANRFANFFSDEPQPTDVGLRINDDEQYLCNSHVRYLYPKLGQRLDLSWQIIVNTDDFKQGILIEECDHEGESCQFLDSFPNNYVPVCKQHYVIRHLATVNNASNGQPEVANEPFKIPSCCKCVIKSKFSGDSSP is encoded by the exons ATGCCTCCCTTTTGGTGGAAACTACTCAAAATAATGTTGCTGCTCTTCGCACTCTTCACAACG TTTGTATCAATAGCGAAATGTCAAAGCGACGCGAGGCgcgaggcagaggcagaggctaATTCAGTGGCAACGAGGTCAGCAACTGCGGCAACAAACAACTCCAGTGATCTGACGCCCTTTCTGTCCGACAACCTGTTGAATATAATGCGTAACAgatcacagcagcagcaaccgcagccGCGGGATGAGTCACGATCACATGCGGAagaggaggagcagcagcagacaggCGAGGTCGAG TTGCCTGCCGAGGATATCGAGCAGCGTGTTCGTTCCATATTCAAGGTGCACGATGGCGATGGTGTAATGATTTTCAAT acgacAACCACGGACGATGCACCTTTCATGCCATCCATATCCACCACCATGCTTGGTGATCAGCCAGCATCATCCGATACTTGGCCATACTCgcaatcagaatcagaatcagaaacTGAGTCTCAGGCAGAGACAAATGCCAAGCCCAAGCACTATCATCAATATCAAAGCTTGAACCATCAGCAGCAATCGTTCAAAGTGCAGAGATCACCGGATGGCAAGCTGAATCTTGTCTTTAACGATCCACTCGTGTCTTTGCAGACCACAacccaacaacagcaccatcaACAGCCCTCAACTacgcatcatcagcagcagcagccgttcAATCCCCAATTGCAGCGACCAACACCACGTCGTCCCATTTCGGACA ATAAGTATCGGACAACtacgccaccgccaccgccatcgATCGATACGGGCGATCATCAGTGCGTCGATGGCTTCAATCAGAGCCGTTCCTTCTGCACCAAGGTCCACAACTATCCCGACTTGTCTGGACTGAAAGTTGTTTTGGCAAATCGATTTGCCAACTTCTTCAGCGATGAGCCGCAGCCCACGGATGTGGGACTCCGCATCAACGATGACGAGCAGTATCTGTGCAACAGTCATGTGAGATACTTGTATCCCAAACTGGGTCAGCGCTTGGATCTCTCCTGGCAGATAATCGTGAATACAGATGACTTCAAGCAAGGCATACTCATTGAAGAGTGCGA TCACGAGGGCGAGAGCTGTCAATTCCTGGACAGCTTTCCAAACAACTATGTGCCAGTCTGTAAACAACATTACGTGATACGCCATTTGGCCACGGTCAACAATGCCAGCAACGGGCAACCCGAGGTGGCCAACGAACCCTTCAAGATTCCTTCGTGCTGTAAGTGCGTGATAAAGAGCAAATTCTCGGGGGACAGCAGCCCTTGA
- the LOC127565889 gene encoding protein spaetzle isoform X9 gives MPPFWWKLLKIMLLLFALFTTTTTQQQHHQQPSTTHHQQQQPFNPQLQRPTPRRPISDIIVFPDSIDKYRTTTPPPPPSIDTGDHQCVDGFNQSRSFCTKVHNYPDLSGLKVVLANRFANFFSDEPQPTDVGLRINDDEQYLCNSHVRYLYPKLGQRLDLSWQIIVNTDDFKQGILIEECDHEGESCQFLDSFPNNYVPVCKQHYVIRHLATVNNASNGQPEVANEPFKIPSCCKCVIKSKFSGDSSP, from the exons ATGCCTCCCTTTTGGTGGAAACTACTCAAAATAATGTTGCTGCTCTTCGCACTCTTCACAACG ACCACAacccaacaacagcaccatcaACAGCCCTCAACTacgcatcatcagcagcagcagccgttcAATCCCCAATTGCAGCGACCAACACCACGTCGTCCCATTTCGGACA TTATCGTGTTTCCCGACTCTATAGATAAGTATCGGACAACtacgccaccgccaccgccatcgATCGATACGGGCGATCATCAGTGCGTCGATGGCTTCAATCAGAGCCGTTCCTTCTGCACCAAGGTCCACAACTATCCCGACTTGTCTGGACTGAAAGTTGTTTTGGCAAATCGATTTGCCAACTTCTTCAGCGATGAGCCGCAGCCCACGGATGTGGGACTCCGCATCAACGATGACGAGCAGTATCTGTGCAACAGTCATGTGAGATACTTGTATCCCAAACTGGGTCAGCGCTTGGATCTCTCCTGGCAGATAATCGTGAATACAGATGACTTCAAGCAAGGCATACTCATTGAAGAGTGCGA TCACGAGGGCGAGAGCTGTCAATTCCTGGACAGCTTTCCAAACAACTATGTGCCAGTCTGTAAACAACATTACGTGATACGCCATTTGGCCACGGTCAACAATGCCAGCAACGGGCAACCCGAGGTGGCCAACGAACCCTTCAAGATTCCTTCGTGCTGTAAGTGCGTGATAAAGAGCAAATTCTCGGGGGACAGCAGCCCTTGA
- the LOC127565890 gene encoding uncharacterized protein LOC127565890 produces the protein MDRIFGNVNNRFKNVGNMEGKRMALKLVGFYAMGWTLRKLLK, from the coding sequence ATGGATCGGATTTTTGGAAATGTCAACAATAGATTCAAGAACGTTGGCAATATGGAGGGCAAGCGAATGGCCCTCAAGCTCGTTGGATTCTATGCCATGGGTTGGACGCTGCGCAAACTCctcaaataa
- the LOC127565889 gene encoding protein spaetzle isoform X6, which produces MPPFWWKLLKIMLLLFALFTTFVSIAKCQSDARREAEAEANSVATRSATAATNNSSDLTPFLSDNLLNIMRNRSQQQQPQPRDESRSHAEEEEQQQTGEVELPAEDIEQRVRSIFKVHDGDGVMIFNTTTQQQHHQQPSTTHHQQQQPFNPQLQRPTPRRPISDNKYRTTTPPPPPSIDTGDHQCVDGFNQSRSFCTKVHNYPDLSGLKVVLANRFANFFSDEPQPTDVGLRINDDEQYLCNSHVRYLYPKLGQRLDLSWQIIVNTDDFKQGILIEECDHEGESCQFLDSFPNNYVPVCKQHYVIRHLATVNNASNGQPEVANEPFKIPSCCKCVIKSKFSGDSSP; this is translated from the exons ATGCCTCCCTTTTGGTGGAAACTACTCAAAATAATGTTGCTGCTCTTCGCACTCTTCACAACG TTTGTATCAATAGCGAAATGTCAAAGCGACGCGAGGCgcgaggcagaggcagaggctaATTCAGTGGCAACGAGGTCAGCAACTGCGGCAACAAACAACTCCAGTGATCTGACGCCCTTTCTGTCCGACAACCTGTTGAATATAATGCGTAACAgatcacagcagcagcaaccgcagccGCGGGATGAGTCACGATCACATGCGGAagaggaggagcagcagcagacaggCGAGGTCGAG TTGCCTGCCGAGGATATCGAGCAGCGTGTTCGTTCCATATTCAAGGTGCACGATGGCGATGGTGTAATGATTTTCAAT ACCACAacccaacaacagcaccatcaACAGCCCTCAACTacgcatcatcagcagcagcagccgttcAATCCCCAATTGCAGCGACCAACACCACGTCGTCCCATTTCGGACA ATAAGTATCGGACAACtacgccaccgccaccgccatcgATCGATACGGGCGATCATCAGTGCGTCGATGGCTTCAATCAGAGCCGTTCCTTCTGCACCAAGGTCCACAACTATCCCGACTTGTCTGGACTGAAAGTTGTTTTGGCAAATCGATTTGCCAACTTCTTCAGCGATGAGCCGCAGCCCACGGATGTGGGACTCCGCATCAACGATGACGAGCAGTATCTGTGCAACAGTCATGTGAGATACTTGTATCCCAAACTGGGTCAGCGCTTGGATCTCTCCTGGCAGATAATCGTGAATACAGATGACTTCAAGCAAGGCATACTCATTGAAGAGTGCGA TCACGAGGGCGAGAGCTGTCAATTCCTGGACAGCTTTCCAAACAACTATGTGCCAGTCTGTAAACAACATTACGTGATACGCCATTTGGCCACGGTCAACAATGCCAGCAACGGGCAACCCGAGGTGGCCAACGAACCCTTCAAGATTCCTTCGTGCTGTAAGTGCGTGATAAAGAGCAAATTCTCGGGGGACAGCAGCCCTTGA
- the LOC127565889 gene encoding protein spaetzle isoform X1, with the protein MPPFWWKLLKIMLLLFALFTTFVSIAKCQSDARREAEAEANSVATRSATAATNNSSDLTPFLSDNLLNIMRNRSQQQQPQPRDESRSHAEEEEQQQTGEVELPAEDIEQRVRSIFKVHDGDGVMIFNTTTTDDAPFMPSISTTMLGDQPASSDTWPYSQSESESETESQAETNAKPKHYHQYQSLNHQQQSFKVQRSPDGKLNLVFNDPLVSLQTTTQQQHHQQPSTTHHQQQQPFNPQLQRPTPRRPISDIIVFPDSIDKYRTTTPPPPPSIDTGDHQCVDGFNQSRSFCTKVHNYPDLSGLKVVLANRFANFFSDEPQPTDVGLRINDDEQYLCNSHVRYLYPKLGQRLDLSWQIIVNTDDFKQGILIEECDHEGESCQFLDSFPNNYVPVCKQHYVIRHLATVNNASNGQPEVANEPFKIPSCCKCVIKSKFSGDSSP; encoded by the exons ATGCCTCCCTTTTGGTGGAAACTACTCAAAATAATGTTGCTGCTCTTCGCACTCTTCACAACG TTTGTATCAATAGCGAAATGTCAAAGCGACGCGAGGCgcgaggcagaggcagaggctaATTCAGTGGCAACGAGGTCAGCAACTGCGGCAACAAACAACTCCAGTGATCTGACGCCCTTTCTGTCCGACAACCTGTTGAATATAATGCGTAACAgatcacagcagcagcaaccgcagccGCGGGATGAGTCACGATCACATGCGGAagaggaggagcagcagcagacaggCGAGGTCGAG TTGCCTGCCGAGGATATCGAGCAGCGTGTTCGTTCCATATTCAAGGTGCACGATGGCGATGGTGTAATGATTTTCAAT acgacAACCACGGACGATGCACCTTTCATGCCATCCATATCCACCACCATGCTTGGTGATCAGCCAGCATCATCCGATACTTGGCCATACTCgcaatcagaatcagaatcagaaacTGAGTCTCAGGCAGAGACAAATGCCAAGCCCAAGCACTATCATCAATATCAAAGCTTGAACCATCAGCAGCAATCGTTCAAAGTGCAGAGATCACCGGATGGCAAGCTGAATCTTGTCTTTAACGATCCACTCGTGTCTTTGCAGACCACAacccaacaacagcaccatcaACAGCCCTCAACTacgcatcatcagcagcagcagccgttcAATCCCCAATTGCAGCGACCAACACCACGTCGTCCCATTTCGGACA TTATCGTGTTTCCCGACTCTATAGATAAGTATCGGACAACtacgccaccgccaccgccatcgATCGATACGGGCGATCATCAGTGCGTCGATGGCTTCAATCAGAGCCGTTCCTTCTGCACCAAGGTCCACAACTATCCCGACTTGTCTGGACTGAAAGTTGTTTTGGCAAATCGATTTGCCAACTTCTTCAGCGATGAGCCGCAGCCCACGGATGTGGGACTCCGCATCAACGATGACGAGCAGTATCTGTGCAACAGTCATGTGAGATACTTGTATCCCAAACTGGGTCAGCGCTTGGATCTCTCCTGGCAGATAATCGTGAATACAGATGACTTCAAGCAAGGCATACTCATTGAAGAGTGCGA TCACGAGGGCGAGAGCTGTCAATTCCTGGACAGCTTTCCAAACAACTATGTGCCAGTCTGTAAACAACATTACGTGATACGCCATTTGGCCACGGTCAACAATGCCAGCAACGGGCAACCCGAGGTGGCCAACGAACCCTTCAAGATTCCTTCGTGCTGTAAGTGCGTGATAAAGAGCAAATTCTCGGGGGACAGCAGCCCTTGA
- the LOC127565889 gene encoding protein spaetzle isoform X4: MPPFWWKLLKIMLLLFALFTTLPAEDIEQRVRSIFKVHDGDGVMIFNTTTTDDAPFMPSISTTMLGDQPASSDTWPYSQSESESETESQAETNAKPKHYHQYQSLNHQQQSFKVQRSPDGKLNLVFNDPLVSLQTTTQQQHHQQPSTTHHQQQQPFNPQLQRPTPRRPISDIIVFPDSIDKYRTTTPPPPPSIDTGDHQCVDGFNQSRSFCTKVHNYPDLSGLKVVLANRFANFFSDEPQPTDVGLRINDDEQYLCNSHVRYLYPKLGQRLDLSWQIIVNTDDFKQGILIEECDHEGESCQFLDSFPNNYVPVCKQHYVIRHLATVNNASNGQPEVANEPFKIPSCCKCVIKSKFSGDSSP; the protein is encoded by the exons ATGCCTCCCTTTTGGTGGAAACTACTCAAAATAATGTTGCTGCTCTTCGCACTCTTCACAACG TTGCCTGCCGAGGATATCGAGCAGCGTGTTCGTTCCATATTCAAGGTGCACGATGGCGATGGTGTAATGATTTTCAAT acgacAACCACGGACGATGCACCTTTCATGCCATCCATATCCACCACCATGCTTGGTGATCAGCCAGCATCATCCGATACTTGGCCATACTCgcaatcagaatcagaatcagaaacTGAGTCTCAGGCAGAGACAAATGCCAAGCCCAAGCACTATCATCAATATCAAAGCTTGAACCATCAGCAGCAATCGTTCAAAGTGCAGAGATCACCGGATGGCAAGCTGAATCTTGTCTTTAACGATCCACTCGTGTCTTTGCAGACCACAacccaacaacagcaccatcaACAGCCCTCAACTacgcatcatcagcagcagcagccgttcAATCCCCAATTGCAGCGACCAACACCACGTCGTCCCATTTCGGACA TTATCGTGTTTCCCGACTCTATAGATAAGTATCGGACAACtacgccaccgccaccgccatcgATCGATACGGGCGATCATCAGTGCGTCGATGGCTTCAATCAGAGCCGTTCCTTCTGCACCAAGGTCCACAACTATCCCGACTTGTCTGGACTGAAAGTTGTTTTGGCAAATCGATTTGCCAACTTCTTCAGCGATGAGCCGCAGCCCACGGATGTGGGACTCCGCATCAACGATGACGAGCAGTATCTGTGCAACAGTCATGTGAGATACTTGTATCCCAAACTGGGTCAGCGCTTGGATCTCTCCTGGCAGATAATCGTGAATACAGATGACTTCAAGCAAGGCATACTCATTGAAGAGTGCGA TCACGAGGGCGAGAGCTGTCAATTCCTGGACAGCTTTCCAAACAACTATGTGCCAGTCTGTAAACAACATTACGTGATACGCCATTTGGCCACGGTCAACAATGCCAGCAACGGGCAACCCGAGGTGGCCAACGAACCCTTCAAGATTCCTTCGTGCTGTAAGTGCGTGATAAAGAGCAAATTCTCGGGGGACAGCAGCCCTTGA
- the LOC127565889 gene encoding protein spaetzle isoform X3: MRNRSQQQQPQPRDESRSHAEEEEQQQTGEVELPAEDIEQRVRSIFKVHDGDGVMIFNTTTTDDAPFMPSISTTMLGDQPASSDTWPYSQSESESETESQAETNAKPKHYHQYQSLNHQQQSFKVQRSPDGKLNLVFNDPLVSLQTTTQQQHHQQPSTTHHQQQQPFNPQLQRPTPRRPISDIIVFPDSIDKYRTTTPPPPPSIDTGDHQCVDGFNQSRSFCTKVHNYPDLSGLKVVLANRFANFFSDEPQPTDVGLRINDDEQYLCNSHVRYLYPKLGQRLDLSWQIIVNTDDFKQGILIEECDHEGESCQFLDSFPNNYVPVCKQHYVIRHLATVNNASNGQPEVANEPFKIPSCCKCVIKSKFSGDSSP; this comes from the exons ATGCGTAACAgatcacagcagcagcaaccgcagccGCGGGATGAGTCACGATCACATGCGGAagaggaggagcagcagcagacaggCGAGGTCGAG TTGCCTGCCGAGGATATCGAGCAGCGTGTTCGTTCCATATTCAAGGTGCACGATGGCGATGGTGTAATGATTTTCAAT acgacAACCACGGACGATGCACCTTTCATGCCATCCATATCCACCACCATGCTTGGTGATCAGCCAGCATCATCCGATACTTGGCCATACTCgcaatcagaatcagaatcagaaacTGAGTCTCAGGCAGAGACAAATGCCAAGCCCAAGCACTATCATCAATATCAAAGCTTGAACCATCAGCAGCAATCGTTCAAAGTGCAGAGATCACCGGATGGCAAGCTGAATCTTGTCTTTAACGATCCACTCGTGTCTTTGCAGACCACAacccaacaacagcaccatcaACAGCCCTCAACTacgcatcatcagcagcagcagccgttcAATCCCCAATTGCAGCGACCAACACCACGTCGTCCCATTTCGGACA TTATCGTGTTTCCCGACTCTATAGATAAGTATCGGACAACtacgccaccgccaccgccatcgATCGATACGGGCGATCATCAGTGCGTCGATGGCTTCAATCAGAGCCGTTCCTTCTGCACCAAGGTCCACAACTATCCCGACTTGTCTGGACTGAAAGTTGTTTTGGCAAATCGATTTGCCAACTTCTTCAGCGATGAGCCGCAGCCCACGGATGTGGGACTCCGCATCAACGATGACGAGCAGTATCTGTGCAACAGTCATGTGAGATACTTGTATCCCAAACTGGGTCAGCGCTTGGATCTCTCCTGGCAGATAATCGTGAATACAGATGACTTCAAGCAAGGCATACTCATTGAAGAGTGCGA TCACGAGGGCGAGAGCTGTCAATTCCTGGACAGCTTTCCAAACAACTATGTGCCAGTCTGTAAACAACATTACGTGATACGCCATTTGGCCACGGTCAACAATGCCAGCAACGGGCAACCCGAGGTGGCCAACGAACCCTTCAAGATTCCTTCGTGCTGTAAGTGCGTGATAAAGAGCAAATTCTCGGGGGACAGCAGCCCTTGA
- the LOC127565889 gene encoding protein spaetzle isoform X8: MPPFWWKLLKIMLLLFALFTTLPAEDIEQRVRSIFKVHDGDGVMIFNTTTQQQHHQQPSTTHHQQQQPFNPQLQRPTPRRPISDIIVFPDSIDKYRTTTPPPPPSIDTGDHQCVDGFNQSRSFCTKVHNYPDLSGLKVVLANRFANFFSDEPQPTDVGLRINDDEQYLCNSHVRYLYPKLGQRLDLSWQIIVNTDDFKQGILIEECDHEGESCQFLDSFPNNYVPVCKQHYVIRHLATVNNASNGQPEVANEPFKIPSCCKCVIKSKFSGDSSP, from the exons ATGCCTCCCTTTTGGTGGAAACTACTCAAAATAATGTTGCTGCTCTTCGCACTCTTCACAACG TTGCCTGCCGAGGATATCGAGCAGCGTGTTCGTTCCATATTCAAGGTGCACGATGGCGATGGTGTAATGATTTTCAAT ACCACAacccaacaacagcaccatcaACAGCCCTCAACTacgcatcatcagcagcagcagccgttcAATCCCCAATTGCAGCGACCAACACCACGTCGTCCCATTTCGGACA TTATCGTGTTTCCCGACTCTATAGATAAGTATCGGACAACtacgccaccgccaccgccatcgATCGATACGGGCGATCATCAGTGCGTCGATGGCTTCAATCAGAGCCGTTCCTTCTGCACCAAGGTCCACAACTATCCCGACTTGTCTGGACTGAAAGTTGTTTTGGCAAATCGATTTGCCAACTTCTTCAGCGATGAGCCGCAGCCCACGGATGTGGGACTCCGCATCAACGATGACGAGCAGTATCTGTGCAACAGTCATGTGAGATACTTGTATCCCAAACTGGGTCAGCGCTTGGATCTCTCCTGGCAGATAATCGTGAATACAGATGACTTCAAGCAAGGCATACTCATTGAAGAGTGCGA TCACGAGGGCGAGAGCTGTCAATTCCTGGACAGCTTTCCAAACAACTATGTGCCAGTCTGTAAACAACATTACGTGATACGCCATTTGGCCACGGTCAACAATGCCAGCAACGGGCAACCCGAGGTGGCCAACGAACCCTTCAAGATTCCTTCGTGCTGTAAGTGCGTGATAAAGAGCAAATTCTCGGGGGACAGCAGCCCTTGA